A genomic window from Fusarium verticillioides 7600 chromosome 5, whole genome shotgun sequence includes:
- a CDS encoding cystathionine beta-lyase — protein MDSIEQRFRNNLAKALPNLSTATQAVHADDVLNDVDDVAPPIHVAATFRYPRDPDRMREHHERPSYPVLDVGEHCYSRQSTPGLSRLETVLSSILGQPCIAYSSGLAAFHALLIMMRPKRVSIGAGYHGCHGTLELYARSSGTEILSLDCTVDQLGPGDLIHLETPVNPTGKAFDIQYYADRAHSRGAYLSVDSTFAPPPLQDAFIQGADVVMHSGTKYIGGHSDFLCGILAVKSDNPSNEWLQQLHRDRLYLGSVMAGFDSWLATRSIRTLEIRVLKQSQSAEAIVGALRLGLTGSCRQQSLISLSDKEVQTVQKVVKEIHHASLQDEANIEGSWLQKQMPRGYGPVFSLTLHKVEYARNLPSKLMLFHHATSLGGVESLIEWRTMTDSTVTKDFLRVSIGVEDSADLLADLLRGMEAVMAGTS, from the coding sequence ATGGATTCAATAGAGCAACGTTTCAGAAATAACTTAGCAAAGGCTCTACCGAACCTATCAACTGCAACACAAGCCGTGCACGCGGATGATGTGCTGAACGACGTCGACGACGTGGCACCGCCAATTCACGTTGCAGCTACCTTCCGCTACCCACGAGATCCAGACCGCATGAGAGAACACCACGAGAGACCTTCGTATCCGGTTCTAGATGTTGGGGAGCACTGCTACTCGAGACAATCCACGCCAGGATTATCGCGCCTGGAAACCGTCTTGTCCTCTATTCTAGGTCAGCCCTGCATTGCCTACTCTTCTGGTCTTGCCGCATTTCATGCTTTACTCATCATGATGAGACCCAAGAGAGTCTCCATCGGTGCGGGGTATCACGGTTGCCATGGAACTCTGGAGCTATATGCCCGTTCGTCTGGGACGGAGATACTTTCGCTCGACTGTACCGTGGACCAATTAGGTCCAGGCGACTTGATACATCTCGAGACGCCTGTCAATCCAACGGGAAAGGCCTTTGACATTCAGTATTACGCAGATCGTGCACATTCTAGAGGTGCCTATCTCAGTGTAGACTCGACGTTTGCGCCTCCTCCACTGCAAGATGCGTTCATTCAGGGTGCAGATGTTGTCATGCACTCTGGCACAAAATACATCGGTGGCCATTCCGATTTCCTATGTGGTATCCTGGCGGTCAAGAGTGATAACCCCAGCAATGAATGGCTGCAGCAACTCCATCGGGATCGATTATACCTTGGGTCTGTCATGGCAGGTTTTGACAGCTGGCTTGCCACTAGGAGCATCCGGACTCTCGAGATCAGAGTCCTCAAGCAAAGCCAGTCGGCAGAGGCCATCGTTGGTGCATTGAGACTTGGATTGACAGGATCCTGTCGGCAACAATCCTTGATAAGTCTCAGCGATAAAGAGGTTCAGACCGTTCAGAAAGTGGTCAAAGAGATCCATCACGCCAGTCTACAAGACGAAGCTAATATTGAAGGGAGTTGGCTGCAAAAGCAAATGCCCCGAGGATATGGACCTGTATTTTCTCTAACGCTCCACAAGGTGGAATATGCCCGCAATCTTCCGTCCAAGTTGATGCTTTTCCATCATGCAACCAGCCTCGGCGGTGTCGAGAGTTTGATTGAGTGGAGGACAATGACGGACTCGACGGTGACAAAAGACTTCTTGAGAGTGAGCATTGGCGTCGAGGATTCAGCAGACCTTTTGGCGGATCTACTTAGAGGCATGGAAGCTGTTATGGCTGGGACAAGTTGA